A stretch of Christensenellaceae bacterium DNA encodes these proteins:
- the accC gene encoding acetyl-CoA carboxylase biotin carboxylase subunit, whose translation MINKVLIANRGEIAVRVIRACREMGIETVAVYSTADANALHTQLADEALCIGPPAPKDSYLNAYSILSAATISGADAIHPGYGFLSENSKFVRMCNKSNVTFIGPDAQAMEKMGDKLMARLIMTKAKVPVIPGSLDALKDAKDAKKIAKKVGYPVMIKAANGGGGRGIRKVDSEADIEKAFDAAYKEALGAFGDGTLYMEKCIMDARHIEVQIMCDSYGNAVYLYERECSLQRRNQKVMEEAPSIAFDSEKRAEIGEAAVRAAQASGYKNAGTIEFLYDEPSGKYYFMELNARVQVEHPVTEMITGIDIVREQILVASGAKLSFEQKDIPLMGHAIECRINAEDPTRNFMPSIGTIEALHLPGGPGVRFDTAVYTDYKIPPTYDSMIGKLIVHAPTRERAMAKMRAALTELVVDGVETNADFQLDLLNNEDVMAGRLDTGLVGRIMEGK comes from the coding sequence ATGATAAACAAGGTTTTGATTGCTAATCGCGGCGAAATTGCCGTGCGCGTGATTCGCGCGTGCCGCGAGATGGGGATAGAAACCGTGGCGGTATATTCTACGGCGGACGCGAACGCGCTGCATACACAGCTTGCCGACGAGGCGCTTTGTATTGGCCCGCCGGCGCCCAAAGACAGTTACCTGAACGCGTACAGCATTTTATCGGCGGCAACCATTTCCGGAGCGGATGCGATCCATCCCGGCTATGGTTTTCTGTCGGAAAACTCCAAGTTTGTCCGCATGTGCAACAAGAGCAACGTGACGTTTATCGGGCCGGACGCACAGGCGATGGAAAAGATGGGCGACAAGCTGATGGCGCGCCTCATTATGACCAAAGCGAAAGTGCCGGTGATCCCCGGCTCGCTGGACGCTTTAAAAGACGCGAAAGACGCCAAAAAGATCGCTAAAAAGGTCGGTTATCCGGTTATGATCAAGGCGGCTAACGGCGGCGGCGGACGCGGTATCCGCAAGGTCGACAGCGAAGCGGACATCGAAAAGGCGTTTGACGCGGCCTATAAGGAAGCACTGGGCGCGTTTGGCGACGGCACCCTTTATATGGAAAAATGTATCATGGACGCGCGGCATATCGAAGTACAGATTATGTGCGACAGTTACGGGAACGCCGTTTACCTTTATGAACGCGAGTGCTCGCTGCAGAGAAGAAACCAGAAAGTGATGGAAGAAGCGCCGAGTATCGCGTTTGATAGCGAAAAACGTGCGGAGATCGGCGAGGCGGCCGTGCGTGCGGCACAGGCTTCCGGCTATAAAAATGCAGGAACAATCGAATTTTTGTATGACGAGCCGTCGGGAAAATATTATTTTATGGAACTCAACGCGCGCGTGCAGGTAGAACATCCGGTTACGGAAATGATCACCGGTATCGACATTGTGCGCGAGCAGATTTTGGTTGCAAGCGGCGCGAAGCTGTCGTTTGAGCAAAAGGACATCCCGCTTATGGGGCACGCGATCGAGTGCCGTATCAATGCGGAGGATCCGACCAGGAACTTTATGCCGTCGATTGGCACGATTGAGGCGCTGCACCTGCCGGGAGGGCCGGGCGTGCGTTTTGACACGGCCGTGTATACGGATTATAAAATCCCGCCGACGTACGACAGTATGATCGGCAAACTGATCGTCCATGCGCCCACGCGTGAGCGGGCCATGGCAAAGATGCGCGCAGCCTTAACGGAGCTTGTTGTGGACGGCGTGGAAACCAACGCGGACTTCCAGCTTGACCTGCTAAACAACGAGGACGTAATGGCGGGCAGGCTGGATACCGGACTTGTCGGGCGCATTATGGAGGGGAAATAA
- the fabZ gene encoding 3-hydroxyacyl-[acyl-carrier-protein] dehydratase FabZ: MMTIDQEGIKKIIPHRDPFLFLDEVMECEVAKYTKALWRIREDLFCFKGHFPGNPILPGVLITEALAQAGAVAILQDERFKGRLAVFGGIDGVRYRGMVVPGDDLILETEILRLSAMGGKGKVKASVSGKTVCEGEILFVLVKQD, from the coding sequence ATGATGACGATCGATCAGGAAGGTATCAAAAAAATTATTCCGCACCGCGACCCGTTTTTGTTTTTGGACGAGGTCATGGAATGCGAGGTCGCAAAATATACGAAAGCACTGTGGCGTATCAGGGAGGACCTGTTCTGCTTTAAGGGCCATTTTCCGGGCAATCCGATTTTGCCGGGCGTGCTCATTACCGAAGCTCTTGCGCAGGCGGGCGCGGTCGCTATTCTGCAGGACGAGAGATTCAAGGGCCGACTGGCGGTGTTCGGCGGGATCGACGGCGTGCGCTATCGCGGGATGGTAGTTCCGGGCGACGACCTTATTTTGGAAACGGAGATCCTGCGTCTTTCCGCTATGGGCGGCAAAGGCAAGGTGAAAGCCAGCGTATCAGGGAAGACCGTCTGCGAAGGCGAGATACTGTTCGTGCTGGTAAAACAGGACTAA
- a CDS encoding acetyl-CoA carboxylase biotin carboxyl carrier protein subunit, with amino-acid sequence MDLKSILELLKAADKSGFDTLELNDKDFSLKLERNTNVLPQQVVVTAGAAPSAPMAAVPSVTPAAAPAASAIPEAAVAASEAPAVAEDRGKEIISPLVGIYHKLADGKAVKIGDKLKKGDVVCMVEAMKLMNEITMPEAGEIAWVACEEGDSVEYGQLLFNYK; translated from the coding sequence GTGGATTTAAAATCGATACTGGAGCTTTTGAAAGCCGCGGATAAATCCGGCTTTGACACACTGGAATTAAATGACAAGGATTTCAGCCTGAAATTGGAACGGAATACGAACGTTTTGCCTCAGCAGGTGGTTGTTACGGCGGGCGCGGCGCCCTCTGCCCCGATGGCGGCGGTACCCTCGGTCACGCCTGCGGCGGCTCCGGCGGCTTCCGCTATTCCAGAGGCTGCGGTCGCCGCGAGCGAAGCTCCGGCCGTTGCGGAAGACAGGGGCAAGGAGATTATCTCGCCGCTCGTGGGTATTTATCATAAGCTTGCGGACGGAAAAGCGGTCAAAATCGGCGACAAGCTTAAAAAAGGCGACGTCGTATGCATGGTCGAGGCTATGAAGCTGATGAACGAGATCACCATGCCCGAGGCGGGCGAGATCGCGTGGGTGGCCTGCGAGGAAGGCGACAGCGTGGAATATGGCCAGCTGCTCTTTAACTACAAGTAA
- the fabF gene encoding 3-oxoacyl-[acyl-carrier-protein] synthase 2: protein MARRVVVTGMGILSPNGNTVKQAWENTKNGVNGIGPLTKAGAEGLPVHFAGQLKDLDVLDFLDKKDARRMDEYAQYGVIAGDQAMADAGFTAGNNPYDPYRFGVLVGSGIGGLDTMEKEITKLNARGFKKVNPLLIPMMISNMASGHLAIRHQLKGYNTTVTTACASGSHSLGDAFRMIKDGYMDAMLAGGAESPIKMLAISGFLGLHAVTTTDRLERASIPFDLERSGFVIAEGAGVLVLEEYEMARKRGAKIYAEIAGYGATCDAYHMTAPDPQGEPLAKAMQVAMEEAHVKPSEVDYINAHGTSTELNEKTETLAIKKAFGEDAYKVAISSTKSMTGHSLGAAGGIEAIYSIMAIRDGFIPPTINYKVKDPECDLDCTPNTGRKTTVNVAISDNLGFGGHNAALLFKKVD, encoded by the coding sequence ATGGCAAGACGGGTAGTTGTAACAGGGATGGGTATTCTTTCACCCAACGGAAATACAGTAAAGCAGGCATGGGAGAACACCAAAAACGGTGTAAACGGCATCGGGCCGCTTACCAAGGCAGGCGCGGAGGGCCTTCCTGTGCATTTTGCAGGACAACTGAAAGATCTTGACGTACTCGATTTTCTGGATAAAAAGGACGCTCGGCGTATGGACGAATACGCGCAATACGGCGTGATTGCGGGCGACCAGGCAATGGCGGACGCGGGATTTACGGCAGGCAACAACCCGTACGATCCATACCGGTTCGGCGTGCTCGTCGGAAGCGGTATCGGCGGTCTGGATACCATGGAAAAAGAAATTACCAAGCTCAATGCAAGGGGCTTTAAAAAGGTGAACCCGCTGCTGATTCCCATGATGATCAGCAACATGGCGTCCGGACATCTGGCGATCCGGCACCAACTGAAAGGTTACAACACGACGGTTACGACGGCGTGCGCATCCGGCTCGCATTCCTTGGGCGACGCGTTCCGTATGATCAAGGACGGATACATGGACGCGATGCTTGCGGGCGGCGCGGAATCCCCCATTAAAATGCTGGCAATATCCGGATTTCTGGGCTTGCATGCGGTGACGACGACCGACCGGCTTGAGCGGGCCTCCATACCGTTCGACTTAGAGCGCAGCGGCTTTGTGATCGCAGAGGGCGCGGGCGTGCTGGTGCTCGAGGAATATGAAATGGCAAGGAAACGCGGCGCGAAAATTTACGCGGAGATCGCCGGATATGGCGCGACATGCGACGCTTACCATATGACGGCGCCCGATCCGCAGGGCGAGCCGCTGGCAAAGGCGATGCAGGTGGCGATGGAAGAAGCGCATGTAAAGCCCTCAGAGGTCGACTATATCAACGCGCACGGTACCTCGACGGAGCTGAACGAGAAAACGGAAACGCTGGCGATCAAAAAAGCGTTCGGCGAAGACGCCTATAAAGTGGCGATTTCGTCCACCAAATCCATGACGGGCCATTCGCTTGGCGCGGCGGGCGGTATCGAGGCGATTTATTCTATCATGGCGATCCGCGACGGATTTATTCCGCCGACGATCAATTACAAGGTGAAAGATCCGGAATGCGACCTTGATTGCACGCCCAATACGGGCCGCAAGACGACAGTGAATGTGGCAATATCCGATAACCTTGGATTTGGCGGACATAACGCGGCGCTTCTCTTTAAAAAAGTTGATTAA
- the fabG_3 gene encoding beta-ketoacyl-ACP reductase — MTKTAVVTGASRGIGRAVALRLAKDGNNVVVNYLFDEEDYAGIVKEIEALGMRAIAIKADVSKFDEVREMMEKAKEEFGTIDILVNNAGITRDGLLARMKEEDFDAVINVNLKSVFNCCRHAVSYMMKQRSGRIINMASVVGLSGQGGQTNYAASKAGVIGFTKALAKEIGSRNITVNAVAPGFVETPMTDAMPEKAREEILSSIPLKRGATAEDIADAVSFLAGDQAGYITGHVLSINGGMYA; from the coding sequence ATGACAAAAACAGCAGTTGTGACGGGCGCGTCGCGCGGGATCGGAAGGGCGGTCGCGCTGCGCCTTGCAAAAGACGGCAATAATGTGGTTGTGAATTATTTGTTTGACGAGGAAGATTATGCGGGCATCGTAAAAGAAATCGAAGCCTTGGGTATGCGCGCCATTGCCATCAAAGCGGACGTGAGTAAATTTGACGAAGTCAGGGAAATGATGGAAAAGGCCAAGGAAGAATTCGGCACCATCGATATTCTTGTGAACAACGCGGGCATTACACGCGACGGATTGCTTGCGCGGATGAAAGAAGAGGATTTCGACGCGGTGATAAATGTCAATCTCAAAAGCGTGTTCAATTGTTGCCGCCACGCGGTTTCCTATATGATGAAGCAAAGAAGTGGACGCATTATCAACATGGCTTCCGTGGTCGGGCTTTCGGGACAGGGCGGACAGACAAACTATGCGGCTTCCAAAGCGGGAGTCATTGGCTTTACAAAGGCTCTTGCCAAGGAGATCGGCTCCAGAAATATCACGGTAAACGCGGTGGCGCCGGGCTTTGTGGAAACGCCGATGACGGACGCAATGCCGGAAAAGGCGCGGGAGGAGATTTTAAGCAGTATCCCGCTTAAACGCGGCGCTACGGCAGAGGATATTGCGGACGCGGTATCGTTCCTTGCGGGCGACCAGGCCGGCTATATCACAGGGCACGTCCTTTCCATCAACGGCGGCATGTACGCATAA
- the fabD gene encoding malonyl CoA-acyl carrier protein transacylase, whose amino-acid sequence MGKLAVLFAGQGAQKTGMGKSLYDNVAASREIFLRAEAVSPGIMELCFSGAQEELNQTINTQPTVFTVDAAAYAALREAGIRPDAGAGFSLGEYAALFGAGALSFEDALLLVIKRARWMQESGDQKAGAMCAVLGQDAEAVEALAAKFAAGGVLLPVNYNCPGQIVVAGDEARIDEMIAYGKENKIKCRKLPVSGAFHTSHMEEAARKISDTIEEIQFSEPAFTLYANRTGKPYEKENMKQIMAEQTSHPVLFEQIIRAMGADGYDTFVEVGPGKTLSGFAARINDQAQTFHISDFESFTQTVEALKSMGYGG is encoded by the coding sequence TTGGGTAAGCTTGCAGTGCTTTTCGCGGGACAGGGCGCGCAGAAAACGGGCATGGGCAAAAGCCTTTACGACAATGTAGCGGCGTCGCGCGAGATATTTTTAAGGGCGGAAGCTGTGTCGCCGGGGATTATGGAATTATGTTTTTCGGGCGCGCAGGAAGAATTGAACCAGACAATCAATACGCAGCCCACTGTTTTTACGGTGGACGCGGCGGCCTATGCCGCGCTGCGTGAAGCGGGGATCAGACCAGACGCGGGCGCGGGGTTTTCGCTGGGAGAATATGCGGCGCTTTTCGGCGCGGGCGCGCTTTCCTTTGAGGATGCGCTTTTATTGGTGATCAAGCGGGCACGGTGGATGCAGGAGTCGGGAGATCAAAAAGCGGGCGCGATGTGCGCGGTGCTGGGGCAGGACGCCGAAGCCGTAGAGGCTTTGGCGGCAAAATTTGCGGCCGGCGGCGTACTGCTTCCCGTCAACTATAACTGTCCGGGACAGATTGTCGTGGCGGGGGACGAGGCCCGCATCGACGAAATGATCGCCTATGGAAAAGAAAATAAGATAAAGTGCAGAAAGCTTCCGGTTTCGGGCGCTTTTCATACTTCCCATATGGAGGAAGCCGCACGTAAGATTTCAGATACAATCGAGGAGATACAATTTTCAGAACCGGCGTTTACGCTTTACGCGAACCGTACGGGTAAGCCTTATGAAAAAGAGAATATGAAGCAGATTATGGCGGAGCAGACGTCTCATCCCGTTTTGTTCGAGCAGATTATCCGCGCTATGGGTGCGGATGGATATGATACGTTCGTGGAAGTGGGACCGGGTAAGACGCTCTCCGGTTTTGCCGCGCGGATCAACGATCAGGCGCAGACCTTTCATATAAGCGATTTCGAATCGTTTACGCAGACGGTAGAGGCGCTGAAATCAATGGGATACGGAGGGTAA
- the acpP_3 gene encoding acyl carrier protein produces MIYEKIAEIISDKMDIDVDEITMDSSFESLKIDSLDMVEIVMDIEEEFDVSVEDAENLKSVADLVKFIEDNK; encoded by the coding sequence ATGATTTATGAAAAGATTGCAGAAATTATTAGTGACAAAATGGATATTGACGTAGATGAGATCACAATGGACTCCAGCTTTGAGAGCCTGAAGATCGATTCGCTGGATATGGTTGAGATCGTTATGGATATTGAAGAAGAATTCGACGTTTCCGTTGAGGATGCGGAGAATTTGAAGAGCGTGGCCGATCTTGTGAAGTTCATTGAGGACAACAAATAA
- the fabH gene encoding 3-oxoacyl-[acyl-carrier-protein] synthase 3, with protein MGIRILGTGSYLPEKVVTNEDFEKIIDTSDEWITKRTGIKRRHYVENGMWNKDMCVIAAGIAMKEAGITKDDLGGIVVASVTNEMGVPSVASQIQRELEIPQAICFDVNSACTGFMFALKAVEGLLRPGGKPFLVCGSETLSRFMNMDDRASCILFGDGAGAVIVEYGDNMEYFEVYSKPDVDGTIVINGMNTLVDGVVQPSYATLKGKEVYVFATREAERVIRVALEATGKAPEDIDWFLMHQSNYRITKTIAQRLGMPMDKFYSNIDDTSNTSAASIPIALDQMNKKGMLKKGDKLVIAGFGGGLSSGCAVYEW; from the coding sequence ATGGGTATACGTATCCTGGGTACAGGAAGTTATCTGCCGGAAAAGGTAGTGACAAACGAAGACTTTGAAAAGATAATAGATACGTCGGACGAATGGATTACCAAACGCACGGGTATCAAGCGCCGCCATTACGTCGAAAACGGCATGTGGAATAAAGATATGTGCGTGATCGCGGCGGGCATCGCAATGAAAGAGGCGGGCATTACAAAGGACGACCTGGGCGGTATCGTCGTTGCATCCGTTACCAACGAGATGGGCGTTCCGTCCGTTGCAAGCCAGATCCAAAGGGAACTTGAGATTCCGCAGGCCATCTGCTTTGACGTGAATTCCGCGTGTACAGGTTTCATGTTTGCGTTAAAGGCGGTGGAGGGACTGCTGCGGCCGGGCGGCAAACCGTTCCTTGTATGCGGGTCGGAAACGCTGTCCCGTTTTATGAATATGGACGACCGCGCGAGTTGCATCCTTTTTGGGGACGGCGCAGGCGCGGTGATCGTGGAATATGGCGACAACATGGAGTACTTCGAGGTCTATTCCAAGCCGGACGTCGACGGGACGATCGTGATCAACGGCATGAATACGCTTGTTGACGGCGTGGTGCAACCCTCGTATGCGACGCTCAAGGGGAAAGAAGTATATGTGTTTGCAACGCGCGAGGCGGAGCGGGTTATCCGCGTAGCGCTCGAGGCAACCGGCAAGGCGCCGGAGGATATTGATTGGTTTTTAATGCACCAGTCGAATTACCGTATCACAAAGACGATTGCGCAGAGGCTCGGAATGCCGATGGATAAATTTTATTCCAACATCGACGATACGTCTAATACGTCCGCGGCAAGTATTCCGATCGCGCTCGACCAGATGAATAAAAAAGGAATGCTCAAAAAAGGGGATAAACTCGTGATCGCGGGCTTTGGAGGCGGACTTTCTTCCGGCTGTGCCGTATATGAATGGTAA
- a CDS encoding aconitate hydratase: MGKPLGYKILEEHLVSGEMIPGSEISIRIDYTLTQDSTGTMAYLQFEAMGIDRVKTKKSVAYIDHNTLQSGFENADDHNYIMSVAKKHGIYASRPGNGICHQVNLERFGVPGATLLGSDSHTPTGGGIGMIAIGAGGLDVAVAMGGGAYYLNCPKFVNVELRGELKAGVSAKDVILEVLRVLSVKGGVGKIIEYTGEGVKTLSVPERATITNMGAELGATTSIFPSDEVTREFLKAQDREADFKPLAADADAEYDEHIVIDLSSLKPMAAMPHSPDNVKTIEEIGKIKVDQVCIGSCTNASYRDLMRVAAILKGKTVSPHTSLTISPGSKQVMNMLAKNGALSDMIDAGARILECACGPCIGMGQSPATDAVSVRTFNRNFFGRSGTKSASVYLVSPETAAVTAINGYLSDARELADLSILDVEMPEKFEVNDNMIVPPAECACEVEVIRGPNIKPFPINSAMPDEIKAEVMLKMEDNITTDHIMPSNAKLLPYRSNIPYLSDFCLAPVDETFPARAKAAGKSILVAGQNYGQGSSREHAALAPLYLGVKAVIAKSFARIHMANLMNSGILPLVFVNEADYDGIDQGDVLKIVDVRANVDGKDVFCVENETKGKNFEVRLEASERLRKILLEGGLLNYTKKNAQ; the protein is encoded by the coding sequence ATGGGAAAGCCGCTGGGTTATAAAATATTGGAAGAACACCTCGTATCGGGAGAAATGATCCCGGGAAGCGAAATATCGATTCGCATCGATTATACATTGACGCAGGATTCTACAGGAACGATGGCGTATCTGCAGTTTGAGGCGATGGGCATCGACCGCGTCAAAACGAAAAAATCGGTCGCGTATATCGACCACAATACGCTGCAAAGCGGATTTGAGAACGCAGACGACCATAACTATATTATGAGTGTGGCAAAAAAGCACGGGATTTATGCTTCGCGCCCCGGAAACGGAATCTGCCACCAGGTCAACCTTGAACGTTTCGGCGTGCCCGGAGCGACGCTCTTAGGCTCCGACAGCCATACGCCCACGGGCGGCGGGATCGGGATGATCGCGATCGGCGCGGGCGGGCTGGACGTTGCCGTTGCCATGGGCGGCGGCGCGTATTACTTAAACTGTCCTAAATTCGTGAATGTGGAACTGCGCGGAGAGCTGAAAGCGGGCGTTTCCGCCAAGGACGTCATTTTGGAAGTGCTGCGCGTGCTAAGCGTCAAGGGCGGCGTGGGCAAGATCATCGAATACACGGGCGAGGGCGTAAAGACGCTTTCCGTACCCGAGCGCGCGACCATTACCAACATGGGCGCGGAATTAGGCGCGACGACGTCCATTTTTCCCAGCGACGAGGTGACGCGCGAATTTTTGAAGGCGCAGGACAGGGAAGCTGACTTTAAGCCGCTTGCCGCGGACGCCGATGCGGAATATGACGAGCATATTGTGATTGATTTAAGCTCCTTAAAGCCGATGGCGGCGATGCCGCACAGCCCTGACAACGTAAAGACGATCGAAGAAATTGGAAAAATAAAAGTCGACCAGGTATGTATCGGAAGCTGTACGAACGCTTCGTACCGCGACCTTATGCGCGTGGCGGCTATTCTCAAGGGGAAAACGGTTTCTCCGCATACCAGCCTGACGATTTCGCCCGGCTCCAAGCAGGTGATGAATATGCTGGCGAAGAACGGCGCGCTTTCGGATATGATCGACGCGGGCGCGCGTATTCTCGAGTGCGCATGCGGCCCGTGCATTGGCATGGGGCAATCCCCCGCGACAGACGCGGTTTCCGTACGTACGTTCAACCGCAACTTTTTTGGACGTAGCGGAACGAAGAGCGCCAGCGTTTATCTCGTCAGTCCGGAAACAGCTGCCGTAACGGCGATAAACGGATACCTTTCGGACGCGCGCGAACTCGCGGACCTTTCCATACTCGACGTTGAAATGCCGGAAAAATTCGAAGTGAACGACAATATGATCGTACCACCGGCTGAGTGCGCGTGCGAAGTGGAAGTAATCAGAGGGCCGAACATCAAGCCGTTCCCCATCAACTCGGCAATGCCTGATGAAATCAAGGCAGAGGTTATGCTCAAGATGGAAGACAACATCACGACGGACCATATCATGCCATCCAACGCCAAGCTGCTGCCATACCGTTCCAACATCCCTTATCTTTCGGACTTCTGCCTGGCGCCGGTGGACGAGACGTTTCCCGCGCGCGCGAAAGCGGCCGGAAAATCTATTCTGGTGGCGGGCCAAAACTATGGGCAGGGTTCCTCGAGGGAGCATGCGGCGCTCGCTCCCCTGTATCTCGGCGTAAAAGCGGTTATTGCCAAGAGTTTTGCCCGTATCCATATGGCAAACCTGATGAACAGCGGAATACTGCCGCTTGTCTTTGTCAATGAGGCGGATTATGACGGTATTGACCAGGGGGATGTATTAAAGATCGTCGACGTGCGCGCCAATGTGGACGGCAAAGATGTGTTTTGCGTGGAAAATGAGACCAAAGGGAAGAACTTTGAAGTGCGGCTGGAAGCTTCGGAACGCCTGCGCAAAATACTCCTTGAGGGTGGACTTTTGAATTATACAAAGAAAAACGCGCAGTGA
- the ilvE gene encoding branched chain amino acid aminotransferase — protein sequence MEIKFLETNELKKKPEDESNLGFGTIFSDYMFIMRYTEGKGWHDAQIKKYEDFKISPAATVFHYSQEVFEGLKAYRQVNGNIALFRAKDNFKRMNNSAKRLAMPLFDEEFAHQALRELVKIEQDWIPLKKGTSLYIRPNYIGMDPFIGVRAAKEYAFYIMMGPVGAYYANGMQPVKILIEKEYTRSAKGGMGFAKTGGNYAASLIAGVEAHEQGCDQVLWLDAEERKYVEEVGSMNIMFIIDGKLVTPELDGCILPGITRDSVMTIARDMGLTVEERKVSVEEIIETAKSGAMSEAFGTGTAAVVSPVGEFMYGDETFQVAGGGMGKLAMEFYDILTGIQYGEIKDKFGWTETI from the coding sequence ATGGAGATCAAATTTTTGGAGACAAATGAGCTAAAGAAAAAACCGGAGGACGAGAGCAATCTTGGTTTCGGAACGATTTTTTCAGACTATATGTTCATTATGCGCTATACCGAGGGAAAAGGATGGCACGACGCGCAAATCAAGAAATATGAGGATTTTAAGATTTCGCCGGCGGCGACCGTGTTCCACTACAGTCAGGAGGTTTTCGAGGGGCTGAAAGCTTACAGGCAGGTAAACGGGAATATCGCGCTGTTCCGCGCCAAAGATAATTTCAAGAGGATGAATAATTCCGCAAAACGTCTGGCGATGCCGCTTTTTGACGAAGAGTTCGCGCATCAGGCGCTCCGCGAGCTGGTGAAGATCGAGCAGGACTGGATTCCGCTTAAGAAAGGAACGTCGCTTTACATCCGTCCGAATTATATCGGGATGGACCCGTTTATCGGCGTGCGCGCGGCAAAGGAATACGCGTTTTATATCATGATGGGACCGGTGGGCGCTTATTATGCAAACGGTATGCAGCCTGTAAAGATTCTGATTGAAAAGGAATATACGCGTTCTGCCAAAGGCGGTATGGGCTTCGCTAAAACGGGTGGAAACTATGCGGCGAGCCTGATCGCCGGTGTTGAGGCGCACGAACAGGGATGTGACCAGGTGCTCTGGCTGGATGCGGAGGAACGTAAATATGTAGAGGAAGTCGGCTCGATGAACATTATGTTTATCATCGACGGCAAACTGGTAACGCCTGAGCTTGACGGGTGTATCCTCCCGGGCATCACGCGCGACAGCGTGATGACAATCGCGCGCGATATGGGCCTTACTGTCGAGGAACGCAAGGTTTCCGTCGAGGAAATCATTGAAACGGCGAAATCCGGAGCAATGAGCGAGGCGTTCGGTACGGGTACGGCGGCAGTGGTGAGTCCGGTCGGCGAATTTATGTACGGCGACGAGACATTCCAGGTTGCCGGCGGCGGAATGGGCAAGCTTGCAATGGAATTTTATGATATACTGACAGGGATACAATACGGCGAAATCAAGGATAAATTCGGCTGGACTGAAACGATATAA